In the genome of Flexistipes sinusarabici DSM 4947, one region contains:
- a CDS encoding radical SAM protein encodes MHIPEYSYPLYRPPSEAKSLIFQITEGCSYNKCTFCGMYVDKKFRIKPFEEFKYEVDGIPEYTKKHIKRIFLADGDAVIYPSEGLLKILDYLQEKFPNLESIRSYAGPQALLEKSFYDWRAIFSRKLDMLYFGLESGNNEVLKIMNKGMDADEVKEKIRGLQKIGFDFSVMVILGAGGVKYTSNHAVDSARWISEVNPKYLSLLTLFLRRGKNYFQYIDTPRFRHLIDEAAEFIENIRGEGIIFRSNHVSNLFSLKGTLDRDKDRLLEYLSNVRSHCAGKGILESYPDFYQENI; translated from the coding sequence ATGCATATCCCCGAATATTCTTATCCGCTGTACAGACCACCCAGCGAGGCTAAATCTTTAATATTTCAAATTACAGAAGGGTGCTCGTACAATAAGTGCACCTTTTGCGGAATGTATGTGGATAAAAAATTTCGCATAAAGCCTTTTGAGGAATTTAAATATGAAGTTGACGGAATTCCTGAGTATACAAAAAAGCATATAAAACGCATTTTTCTGGCTGACGGAGATGCTGTTATATACCCGTCCGAAGGTTTGCTAAAAATTCTGGATTATTTGCAGGAAAAATTTCCAAACCTGGAAAGTATCCGCTCGTATGCAGGTCCGCAGGCTCTTCTGGAAAAAAGTTTTTATGACTGGCGTGCAATTTTCAGCAGAAAGTTGGATATGTTGTATTTCGGGCTTGAGAGCGGAAATAATGAAGTTCTCAAAATTATGAACAAAGGTATGGATGCGGATGAAGTAAAAGAAAAAATAAGAGGTCTGCAGAAGATCGGCTTCGATTTTTCTGTAATGGTTATTTTGGGTGCAGGAGGTGTCAAATACACCAGCAATCATGCAGTGGACTCCGCACGCTGGATCAGTGAAGTAAATCCTAAATACTTAAGTCTGCTCACACTGTTTCTGCGCAGGGGCAAAAACTATTTTCAATATATTGACACCCCCCGATTCCGGCATTTGATTGATGAGGCAGCTGAATTTATAGAAAATATCAGAGGAGAGGGAATAATTTTCAGATCGAATCATGTATCAAACCTGTTTTCACTGAAAGGTACTTTGGATAGGGATAAAGACAGATTACTGGAATACCTTAGCAACGTGAGGAGCCATTGTGCCGGGAAGGGGATTTTGGAAAGTTACCCGGATTTTTACCAGGAGAATATATAA
- the lpxC gene encoding UDP-3-O-acyl-N-acetylglucosamine deacetylase, whose protein sequence is MYQTTLNKEISFSGTGLHSGSYIDVNIKPAYPDTGIQFIRTDVDNSQLTKVSPFDVYSTQLATSIKCGGASISTIEHLMAALYGLGIDNAVVEVNAGEIPILDGSAAPFVDILSQAGVKVLGKKRKYLKFKKRIRVEWGDKWVELIPSRFLKFTCHIDFDNKHVREQKAFFNVSPQVFKNEIAKARTFGFKEEVESLWQMGLARGGSLDNAVVVGDEGVINSEGLRFEDEFVRHKTLDLIGDISLLGYRFYGHVRAYKSGHQLNNLLARTLLESTAYYTVTEIEEDYKQAGYESIVLEPQGAV, encoded by the coding sequence ATGTATCAAACAACTTTAAATAAAGAGATTTCATTCTCCGGGACGGGATTGCACAGCGGCAGTTATATAGATGTGAATATTAAACCCGCCTACCCGGATACAGGGATACAGTTTATAAGGACTGATGTTGACAATAGTCAATTAACGAAGGTTTCACCTTTTGATGTTTATTCCACACAACTGGCCACTTCTATTAAATGCGGCGGAGCTTCAATCAGTACTATAGAACATCTTATGGCGGCTTTATACGGATTGGGTATAGACAATGCGGTTGTGGAAGTAAATGCAGGGGAAATTCCCATTCTTGACGGCAGTGCAGCACCTTTTGTCGATATTCTTTCCCAGGCAGGGGTTAAGGTGTTGGGCAAAAAGCGAAAGTACCTTAAATTCAAAAAGCGTATAAGAGTTGAATGGGGAGACAAGTGGGTTGAGCTTATTCCTTCCAGATTTCTAAAATTTACATGCCATATAGATTTTGATAACAAACACGTAAGAGAGCAAAAGGCTTTCTTTAATGTTAGCCCGCAAGTTTTCAAGAATGAAATAGCCAAAGCAAGGACATTTGGTTTTAAAGAAGAGGTGGAAAGCCTCTGGCAGATGGGGCTGGCACGCGGCGGTTCTCTGGATAATGCAGTTGTAGTGGGTGATGAGGGGGTAATCAACAGCGAGGGGCTGAGATTCGAGGATGAATTTGTCAGGCACAAGACTTTGGATCTTATTGGAGATATATCGCTGCTTGGATACAGGTTTTACGGGCATGTGCGTGCATATAAATCCGGGCATCAGCTGAACAACCTTCTGGCAAGAACACTTTTGGAATCAACTGCCTACTACACAGTAACTGAAATAGAAGAAGATTATAAGCAAGCTGGTTATGAAAGTATAGTTCTGGAACCTCAGGGAGCTGTTTAA
- a CDS encoding proline--tRNA ligase yields the protein MRLSNYFTPTLRETPAEAEVVSHKLMLRAGMIRKSAAGIYSYLPLGLKVIQKVEQIVRKYMNEYGAVELLMPAVCSADLWRESGRWADYGKELLRIKDRHGRDFCIGPTHEEVITDIVRNSVKSYKQLPLNLYQIQTKFRDEVRPRFGLMRGREFIMKDAYSFDINDKAAEKSYKQMHAAYCKIFESCNLKYKVVEADSGAIGGSFSHEFMVLADTGEDFVISCNSCDYSANMEKAVTADNYAKDNEKILPSQQVKTPGQKTVEDVANFLDVNINKIVKTLILKTDDDFVALMVRGDHEANLVKLKNYLDVVNVDFASEKEIEEITGGAMGFSGPVNLPLPIYADNAVKYIKNFVVGGNAKDVHLKNVNIGEDFTVKQFGDFRTAEPGDECPKCGKGTYVITKGIEVGHIFKLGTKYSESMNATYLDKDGKQKHMIMGCYGIGIGRTAAAAIEQNHDDAGIIWPPQLAPFEVVVVPVNTNDENVVNVAETIYLKLLKKGVDVVIDDRDERAGVKFNDADLIGYPLRINVGKKTLKEGNIEIFIRKDKELISVKREDSVNKTLELLESLKSSGK from the coding sequence ATGAGACTATCAAACTATTTTACACCTACACTGAGAGAAACACCTGCTGAAGCCGAAGTGGTAAGTCACAAACTTATGCTCAGAGCCGGCATGATAAGAAAATCAGCAGCGGGAATATACTCATACCTTCCGTTAGGGTTGAAAGTTATTCAAAAAGTGGAACAGATTGTGAGAAAATACATGAACGAATATGGAGCTGTTGAATTGCTGATGCCTGCTGTATGTTCTGCAGATCTCTGGAGAGAGAGCGGCAGATGGGCAGATTACGGTAAGGAGCTTTTACGCATAAAGGACCGGCATGGCAGGGACTTCTGCATCGGTCCCACTCATGAGGAAGTTATTACTGATATTGTAAGAAACAGTGTCAAAAGCTACAAACAGCTGCCTCTAAACCTCTACCAAATACAAACAAAATTCAGAGACGAGGTACGCCCCCGTTTCGGCCTTATGAGGGGCAGAGAGTTTATAATGAAGGATGCATATTCTTTTGACATAAACGATAAGGCTGCCGAAAAAAGTTATAAGCAGATGCACGCTGCATATTGTAAAATTTTTGAGTCCTGTAACCTTAAATACAAAGTCGTCGAAGCTGACTCCGGAGCGATAGGAGGATCATTTTCTCATGAATTTATGGTGCTTGCCGATACCGGTGAAGACTTTGTGATAAGCTGCAATAGTTGTGATTATTCTGCAAATATGGAGAAAGCCGTCACTGCAGACAACTACGCTAAAGATAATGAAAAAATATTGCCCTCCCAACAGGTGAAAACCCCCGGGCAAAAGACGGTAGAGGATGTAGCAAATTTTCTTGATGTAAATATTAACAAAATTGTAAAGACTCTTATACTGAAGACTGATGATGATTTCGTCGCTCTTATGGTAAGAGGTGATCACGAAGCCAACCTGGTAAAATTAAAAAACTATCTGGATGTTGTTAATGTGGATTTTGCAAGCGAAAAAGAAATAGAGGAAATCACAGGCGGTGCCATGGGATTTTCAGGCCCTGTAAACCTTCCTTTGCCCATTTATGCCGATAATGCCGTAAAATATATAAAAAACTTTGTAGTGGGCGGCAATGCAAAAGATGTTCATCTGAAAAATGTAAATATTGGTGAGGATTTCACAGTAAAACAATTCGGAGATTTCCGTACAGCCGAACCCGGAGATGAATGCCCTAAATGCGGTAAAGGTACTTATGTAATAACAAAAGGGATAGAAGTTGGACATATTTTCAAGTTGGGGACAAAGTACTCAGAAAGTATGAACGCCACATATCTTGATAAAGATGGAAAGCAGAAACATATGATTATGGGCTGCTACGGGATTGGGATAGGCAGAACAGCAGCCGCGGCTATTGAGCAGAACCACGACGATGCGGGTATCATTTGGCCTCCCCAGCTTGCACCGTTTGAGGTTGTTGTTGTGCCTGTTAATACAAACGATGAAAATGTAGTCAATGTGGCAGAAACAATTTACCTGAAGCTTCTGAAAAAAGGTGTGGATGTTGTCATTGACGACAGGGACGAGCGTGCGGGAGTTAAATTCAACGATGCCGATCTAATCGGATACCCTTTGAGAATAAATGTCGGCAAAAAGACTCTCAAAGAGGGAAATATAGAAATATTTATCCGAAAAGACAAAGAGCTTATTTCTGTTAAAAGGGAAGATTCCGTTAACAAAACACTTGAGCTTCTTGAAAGTTTAAAAAGCTCCGGCAAATAA
- the rplI gene encoding 50S ribosomal protein L9 translates to MKVIFLKDVKGTAHEGDVKEVKDGYARNYLMPKGLVAPATEANLKKLESRKDKIKAKEETKLSAAKEKAEKLSSLEINLTMKAGEKGRLFGAVTSQDIADAISEQGIDVDKKDIELKNPIKETGEHTVTIGLYKEAKADVKVNIKAEE, encoded by the coding sequence ATGAAGGTGATTTTTCTTAAAGATGTTAAAGGAACAGCTCATGAAGGTGATGTTAAAGAGGTTAAAGACGGTTATGCCCGTAATTACCTTATGCCTAAAGGTCTTGTTGCACCGGCCACAGAAGCCAATTTGAAAAAACTTGAGAGCAGGAAAGATAAAATTAAAGCAAAGGAAGAAACAAAACTTTCTGCGGCAAAAGAAAAAGCCGAAAAGCTAAGCAGTCTGGAGATAAACCTGACAATGAAGGCAGGGGAAAAAGGAAGACTTTTCGGTGCCGTCACTTCACAGGATATAGCTGATGCTATCAGTGAGCAAGGCATAGATGTGGATAAAAAGGATATAGAACTTAAAAATCCTATAAAGGAAACCGGAGAACATACTGTTACAATAGGCCTTTATAAGGAAGCCAAGGCTGATGTAAAAGTTAATATCAAAGCTGAAGAATAG
- the dnaB gene encoding replicative DNA helicase — protein MANGYTKNYRNNASYSDNNSPAIKKPPYSMEAEQAVLASILIDDKALDKIVHLLGVSDFYYPPHKIIFKELMELAHNNKPLDIVTLVSSLNDKELTEKAGGVDYISELVNIIPNSANIVHYANMVKDKALLRALIEFSSDIAEKSYSYTGEISSLVDEAEKHIFSLAEFKLKNEVQPIGVVIKDTFEILESLYGRNEQITGIPTGFMDLDRLTNGLQKSDLIIVAGRPGMGKTAFAMNLALNTCSKYDRSAAVFSLEMSSGQLVQRLLSSEAKIESTKLRNGRLNNDEWQRLASVGSELNDLNLFLDDTPAISSMELRAKCRRLKREYDLDVVIVDYLQLMSGSRAESREQQISEISRALKALAKELNIPVIALSQLNRGVENRTDKRPVPSDLRESGAIEQDADLIMFLYRDEVYHQDTKLPGVAELIVAKHRNGPTDTIKLAFLEEYTRFENAEI, from the coding sequence ATGGCTAACGGTTATACTAAGAATTACAGAAACAATGCGAGTTATTCTGACAATAACAGTCCGGCTATAAAGAAGCCTCCTTACAGTATGGAGGCCGAACAGGCTGTACTTGCTTCTATACTTATTGACGATAAGGCGCTTGATAAAATTGTGCATCTTCTGGGGGTCAGTGATTTTTATTACCCCCCTCATAAAATAATATTTAAAGAACTTATGGAGCTTGCCCATAACAATAAGCCGTTGGATATTGTAACCCTTGTTAGTTCCCTCAATGACAAAGAGCTCACAGAAAAAGCAGGCGGGGTGGATTATATTTCTGAGCTGGTGAATATTATACCCAATTCGGCCAATATTGTTCATTACGCCAATATGGTAAAAGACAAAGCGCTGTTGCGGGCATTAATCGAGTTTAGCTCAGATATTGCCGAAAAGTCCTATTCATATACCGGTGAAATCAGCAGTCTGGTTGACGAAGCTGAGAAGCATATTTTCAGTCTGGCTGAATTCAAACTTAAGAATGAAGTTCAGCCGATAGGTGTGGTAATAAAGGATACTTTTGAAATTTTGGAAAGTCTTTACGGCAGGAACGAACAGATTACCGGAATACCAACCGGATTTATGGATCTGGACAGGCTAACAAACGGTCTTCAGAAGTCTGATCTTATTATTGTAGCCGGCAGACCCGGTATGGGCAAGACTGCTTTTGCAATGAATCTCGCCCTGAACACCTGCAGCAAGTATGACAGGTCGGCAGCTGTTTTTTCTTTGGAGATGTCTTCCGGACAGCTTGTGCAAAGGCTTTTGTCTTCCGAAGCGAAAATAGAGTCTACAAAGCTGCGTAACGGAAGGCTAAACAATGATGAATGGCAGAGACTTGCCAGTGTTGGTTCGGAGCTGAATGATTTGAATCTGTTTCTTGATGACACACCTGCTATTTCATCTATGGAGCTTAGAGCGAAATGCAGAAGGCTTAAAAGGGAATATGATCTGGATGTGGTTATAGTTGATTATCTTCAGCTTATGTCAGGCAGCAGAGCTGAAAGCAGGGAACAGCAAATCTCTGAAATTTCGAGGGCGCTGAAAGCCCTTGCAAAAGAGTTGAATATTCCGGTAATAGCACTTTCCCAGCTTAACAGGGGTGTTGAAAACAGAACGGATAAGAGACCTGTCCCCTCTGATTTGAGAGAGTCCGGGGCTATTGAACAGGATGCAGATCTTATTATGTTTTTATATCGTGACGAGGTGTATCATCAGGATACAAAGCTTCCCGGAGTTGCCGAACTTATTGTGGCCAAGCATAGAAACGGTCCTACTGATACTATAAAGCTTGCTTTTCTTGAAGAGTACACCCGCTTCGAAAATGCTGAGATATAA
- the recA gene encoding recombinase RecA, whose product MDKDKQKAIDLALGKIERDFGKGAVMRLGDKAAEKLPVIPTGSLSLDIALGVGGVPRGRIVEIYGAESSGKTTVALHVIAEAQKKGGVAAFVDAEHAMDPVYADAIGVDTDNLLVSQPDSGEAALEIAETLVRSGAVDVVVIDSVAALTPRAEIEGEMGDAHMGLQARLMSQALRKLTSIVNKSRTTLIFINQTRQKIGVMFGNPETTTGGNALKFYSTVRVEVKRTASLKEKDETVGNHVLAKVVKNKVAPPFRQAEFDIMFGKGISREGILIDMGVKENIISKAGAWFSYGNTRLGQGKENTRAYLMENSEIADEIENQIKKNHNIPVTENPSEKAGRKQEEQPDD is encoded by the coding sequence ATGGATAAGGACAAGCAAAAGGCAATCGATTTGGCTTTAGGTAAAATAGAGAGGGATTTTGGCAAAGGGGCTGTTATGCGGCTTGGGGATAAAGCTGCTGAAAAGCTCCCCGTTATTCCCACAGGCTCCCTTTCATTGGATATAGCACTGGGTGTGGGTGGTGTTCCCCGGGGCAGGATTGTGGAAATATACGGTGCAGAGTCCAGCGGTAAAACTACTGTTGCTCTGCATGTAATTGCAGAAGCGCAGAAAAAAGGCGGTGTGGCGGCTTTTGTAGATGCGGAACATGCCATGGACCCGGTTTATGCTGACGCTATAGGTGTGGACACGGATAATCTGCTTGTCAGCCAGCCAGACAGCGGCGAGGCGGCTTTGGAAATTGCTGAAACACTTGTAAGAAGCGGAGCTGTTGATGTCGTTGTGATTGATTCGGTGGCGGCGTTGACTCCACGTGCGGAGATTGAAGGGGAAATGGGCGATGCGCACATGGGCCTTCAGGCAAGGCTGATGAGCCAGGCTTTGAGGAAATTAACGAGTATTGTCAACAAGTCCCGAACAACTTTGATTTTTATTAACCAGACAAGACAAAAAATTGGGGTTATGTTCGGTAACCCTGAAACCACAACAGGCGGAAATGCTTTGAAGTTTTATTCAACGGTTCGTGTTGAGGTGAAAAGGACGGCCTCTCTTAAAGAAAAGGATGAAACAGTAGGCAACCATGTACTGGCTAAGGTTGTGAAAAATAAAGTCGCTCCTCCTTTCAGACAGGCGGAGTTTGACATTATGTTCGGTAAAGGGATTTCAAGAGAAGGCATTTTGATTGATATGGGAGTAAAAGAAAATATTATTTCTAAAGCCGGTGCCTGGTTCAGTTACGGCAATACCAGACTTGGACAGGGCAAGGAAAATACCAGAGCCTATTTAATGGAAAACAGTGAGATAGCAGATGAAATAGAGAATCAGATTAAAAAGAATCACAATATTCCTGTAACGGAAAACCCGTCCGAAAAAGCCGGACGAAAACAGGAGGAACAGCCCGATGATTGA
- a CDS encoding type IV pilus twitching motility protein PilT: MIDIASILTTAVKKRASDIHLKAGRHPIFRIDGKLIQSPDFPKITAEELLKTATSMMSNNIRAKFKERLEADFSYSVKDLGRFRVNAYLQRGSVVLVMRSIPRNIPSIEDLNLPEVLKNVAMQQRGLVLVTGTTGTGKSTTLASMIKYINTEREVNVITIEDPIEFLHRDNKSIISQREIGTDTLNFPDALKYSLRQDPDVILVGEMRDVETIETALLAAETGHLVMSTLHTLDAPETINRIITVFPPYHQRQVRMQLASILKAVISMRLVPKADGKGRVPAVEVMVNTPTIKDCIIDKEKMSQIGDFMESGKSMYGSQSFDQSLYSLYQKGLVTYDEAVKWATRPDDFTLRVKGITTTSDAKWQDNNGEQTE; this comes from the coding sequence ATGATTGATATTGCCAGTATTTTGACAACTGCAGTAAAAAAAAGGGCTTCGGATATTCACCTTAAAGCCGGCAGACATCCTATTTTTAGGATAGACGGCAAGCTTATTCAATCCCCCGATTTCCCCAAAATTACAGCTGAAGAGCTTTTAAAAACAGCTACTTCAATGATGAGTAATAATATAAGAGCAAAGTTTAAAGAACGACTTGAAGCTGATTTTTCGTATAGTGTGAAAGATTTGGGCCGTTTCAGGGTTAATGCCTATCTTCAGAGGGGGAGCGTTGTTTTGGTAATGAGGTCGATCCCCAGAAACATCCCCTCTATTGAAGATCTCAATCTGCCTGAAGTTCTCAAGAACGTGGCAATGCAGCAAAGGGGACTGGTTCTTGTTACAGGAACGACCGGTACAGGTAAATCAACAACTTTGGCTTCCATGATAAAATACATTAACACGGAAAGAGAAGTTAATGTGATAACTATTGAAGACCCAATAGAATTCCTGCACAGAGACAATAAGTCGATAATATCCCAACGGGAAATAGGTACAGATACTTTGAATTTTCCTGATGCCTTGAAATATTCCCTCAGGCAGGATCCGGACGTGATACTGGTTGGTGAGATGAGGGATGTGGAAACTATCGAAACTGCACTTCTTGCTGCTGAAACGGGACATCTTGTAATGTCCACCCTGCATACACTGGATGCTCCTGAGACAATCAACAGGATTATTACCGTATTTCCTCCCTATCATCAGAGACAGGTTAGGATGCAGCTGGCCTCTATTCTTAAGGCGGTTATTTCCATGCGCTTGGTTCCAAAGGCCGATGGAAAAGGGAGAGTTCCGGCGGTGGAAGTGATGGTAAACACACCGACGATTAAAGACTGTATAATCGATAAAGAAAAAATGAGTCAGATCGGTGATTTTATGGAATCAGGCAAAAGTATGTACGGTTCTCAAAGTTTTGATCAGTCTCTGTACTCACTTTACCAAAAAGGGTTGGTTACTTATGATGAGGCTGTTAAATGGGCCACCCGCCCCGATGACTTTACTCTCAGAGTTAAAGGGATAACAACAACATCCGATGCAAAATGGCAGGATAATAATGGGGAGCAGACAGAATAA
- a CDS encoding regulatory protein RecX — protein MGSRQNKTPESYVYGILAKKDFTEGEIAYRLKRRFDLSESEVSAILDKLKRFNFINDERFVKLFTLTKLRQGYGPYYICRKLSEKMVDISVEDVEEIAFKENLEIEQIAVDVCRNKVRNITNKSGKISENTPSAISVYKKCFDFLVRRGFDIELSRRIAKEESKYEGDFS, from the coding sequence ATGGGGAGCAGACAGAATAAAACTCCCGAAAGTTATGTTTACGGTATATTGGCGAAGAAAGATTTTACCGAGGGAGAGATAGCATACAGACTCAAACGCAGATTCGACTTGTCCGAGAGTGAAGTGAGTGCAATTCTGGATAAGCTGAAACGGTTCAATTTTATTAATGATGAACGGTTTGTGAAACTTTTTACCCTGACAAAGCTGAGACAGGGGTACGGCCCCTATTACATTTGCAGAAAGCTTTCGGAAAAAATGGTTGATATCTCCGTGGAAGATGTGGAAGAAATTGCTTTTAAAGAAAATTTGGAAATTGAGCAGATAGCTGTTGACGTTTGCAGAAATAAAGTTAGAAATATTACGAACAAAAGCGGGAAAATATCAGAAAATACCCCTTCTGCTATCAGTGTTTATAAAAAATGCTTTGACTTTTTGGTCAGAAGAGGTTTTGATATTGAACTTTCAAGAAGAATAGCAAAGGAGGAGTCAAAATATGAAGGTGATTTTTCTTAA
- a CDS encoding AEC family transporter yields MLHLLSIVSPIFIVLALGKILSFFNLIKTDFINASNRLIFFVLLPALLFYKIAQAEIYTSFNLTIFLVMCVTVFSIFLLSFIVGRIFHVGKKQLGTFAMNNFRANYAYMGLPVSYYAFGDEGLMIASLLMAFIVPLVNLLSIISLSLNSSKKVRMWTFIKNTLLNPLAIGCILGIIFSLAKIEFYYFIDKTLSLLTGVTLPLALLCIGATMKREMIRGNKLLIANTLLIKLLVMPFTAFLIISTFSETISLTGQVLIIMLSSPAATVNYVLASSMDGDPDVASGGIILSTVFSLFTYIFWLAVLV; encoded by the coding sequence ATGCTGCATTTACTTTCTATTGTTTCACCGATATTTATTGTTTTGGCACTGGGAAAAATTCTATCCTTCTTCAATCTTATTAAAACCGATTTCATCAATGCCTCAAACCGGCTGATTTTTTTTGTTTTACTTCCTGCGCTTCTTTTTTACAAAATTGCCCAGGCCGAGATATACACTTCGTTCAATTTAACTATTTTTCTGGTAATGTGTGTAACGGTTTTCAGTATTTTTCTGCTGAGTTTTATAGTGGGCAGAATTTTTCATGTCGGCAAAAAGCAGCTGGGGACGTTTGCCATGAACAATTTCCGGGCAAATTATGCATATATGGGACTACCCGTAAGTTATTACGCTTTCGGCGATGAAGGATTGATGATTGCGAGCCTTCTCATGGCATTCATCGTACCTTTGGTAAATCTTCTTTCCATAATTTCCCTGTCACTGAATTCTTCCAAAAAAGTACGCATGTGGACTTTTATTAAAAATACACTTTTAAACCCCCTGGCAATCGGCTGTATTTTGGGGATAATTTTCTCTCTGGCAAAAATAGAGTTTTATTACTTTATAGATAAAACTCTCAGTCTTTTAACCGGAGTTACGCTTCCCTTGGCTCTGCTGTGTATCGGAGCTACTATGAAACGTGAAATGATAAGGGGAAATAAACTTTTAATTGCTAATACCCTTCTTATAAAACTGCTTGTAATGCCGTTTACAGCTTTTCTTATAATCAGCACTTTTTCAGAGACAATTTCCCTGACAGGGCAGGTTCTGATTATTATGCTCTCATCTCCTGCAGCCACTGTGAACTATGTACTGGCCTCTTCAATGGACGGTGACCCCGATGTTGCAAGTGGAGGAATAATTTTATCAACTGTTTTCTCTCTGTTTACTTACATTTTCTGGCTCGCCGTACTCGTCTGA
- a CDS encoding M48 family metallopeptidase — MPIIGYFIILILIAAEIYEFIVDKINDRYIEKVADNPPARALRVYSSEELKKSGEYHKDKSRIGHYESLIHGIIFFALLLFGVFQWFSAEIFYTYNSEYLRALIFFTFYQLLFALIGLPFDIYETFVIEKKYEFNKTTPALFVKDMILGGTISYIIFVIILFVVIKLIQSAGTYWYLYAACAVFLFSLFMMYLYPVVIAPLFNKFQPLENKELESEIFKLADKADFPVKNILQMDASKRSTHSNAYFTGFGKNKRIVLFDTLLNNHTQKEIINILAHEIGHYKLGHLKKMLFFMFISVFVSFFLVGILINNEFIYHALGFEKSIFTGLFIISVILSPIGKVFEPVSSFFSRKHEYEADNFAVKLTGERDTMADTLVHLHKDNLSFPLPHPLYVKIHYSHPPLLKRIEHLSTGA, encoded by the coding sequence TTGCCAATAATCGGATATTTTATTATTTTAATTCTCATTGCAGCAGAAATTTACGAATTTATTGTGGATAAAATCAATGACAGATATATTGAAAAAGTTGCCGATAATCCTCCTGCAAGAGCTTTAAGGGTATATTCATCTGAAGAATTGAAAAAAAGTGGTGAATATCATAAAGACAAAAGCCGGATTGGTCATTACGAAAGTTTGATTCACGGTATTATTTTTTTCGCTCTATTGTTATTTGGGGTTTTTCAATGGTTTTCAGCAGAGATTTTTTATACTTATAACAGTGAATATTTGAGGGCATTAATTTTTTTTACTTTTTATCAGCTGCTTTTTGCTCTCATAGGCCTGCCTTTTGATATTTATGAAACATTTGTTATAGAGAAGAAATATGAATTTAATAAGACGACCCCTGCTCTGTTTGTAAAGGATATGATTTTGGGCGGCACAATATCCTATATTATTTTTGTTATCATTCTTTTTGTTGTTATTAAACTTATTCAATCGGCAGGTACATACTGGTATTTATACGCAGCATGTGCTGTTTTTCTTTTCTCTCTTTTTATGATGTACTTATATCCAGTGGTAATTGCTCCATTGTTTAACAAATTTCAGCCTCTGGAAAATAAAGAGCTGGAGTCGGAGATTTTCAAGCTTGCAGATAAAGCTGATTTCCCTGTTAAAAATATTCTGCAGATGGATGCCTCAAAACGCTCTACGCATTCAAATGCGTATTTTACAGGTTTTGGAAAAAATAAACGGATTGTACTTTTTGATACACTTTTAAATAATCATACACAGAAGGAAATCATAAATATTCTGGCGCATGAAATCGGGCATTATAAACTCGGACATTTGAAAAAGATGCTTTTCTTCATGTTTATCTCTGTATTTGTTTCCTTTTTCCTTGTGGGTATATTGATAAACAATGAGTTTATCTACCACGCCCTCGGTTTTGAAAAGTCAATATTTACAGGTTTATTTATAATCTCTGTTATTCTCAGTCCCATTGGAAAAGTTTTTGAGCCGGTTTCATCATTTTTTTCACGTAAACATGAATATGAAGCTGACAATTTTGCCGTCAAACTTACAGGTGAGCGGGATACAATGGCTGACACGCTTGTTCATTTGCACAAAGACAATTTATCCTTTCCTTTGCCGCACCCTCTTTACGTAAAAATTCATTATTCCCATCCTCCCCTTTTAAAAAGGATAGAACATTTATCAACGGGAGCTTGA